The proteins below are encoded in one region of Danio rerio strain Tuebingen ecotype United States chromosome 14, GRCz12tu, whole genome shotgun sequence:
- the hs6st2 gene encoding heparan-sulfate 6-O-sulfotransferase 2 isoform X1 produces the protein MDGKSNYSRLLIALLMILFFGGIVLQYICSTSDWQLLHLASLSSRLGSRAPGDRLNGAGAGDPYSSEDGALVRFVPRFNFTTKDLSRAVDFHIKGDDVIVFLHIQKTGGTTFGRHLVRNIQLERPCECHAGQKKCTCYRPGKRDTWLFSRFSTGWSCGLHADWTELTNCVPSFMSNRESQERRMTPRNYYYITILRDPVWRYLSEWRHVQRGATWKASKHMCDGRLPTLTELPSCYPGDDWSGCSLEEFMVCPYNLANNRQTRMLADLSLVGCYNLTVMSENQRWAMLLESAKRNLRNMAFFGLTEYQRKTQYLFEHTFRLSFIAPFTQLNGTRAASVEVEPETQRRIRELNQWDVELYEYARDLFLQRFQFARQQERREARQRRIQERRKLRAKVKSWLGVTGKAVFKPTKEPPMTEQSPAFAEEKQADAERTLESETEGQVEENWLEEDDGEIMLDYLENVEQWR, from the exons ATGGATGGGAAATCCAACTACAGCCGGCTACTCATCGCGCTGCTGATGATTCTGTTTTTTGGCGGAATTGTACTGCAATACATATGTTCAACATCCGACTGGCAGTTACTACACCTGGCATCATTGTCCTCGAGGCTGGGGAGTCGCGCGCCCGGAGATCGCTTGAACGGAGCCGGTGCGGGAGATCCGTACAGCTCGGAGGACGGTGCTTTGGTTCGCTTTGTGCCTCGTTTTAATTTTACCACTAAAGACCTTAGTCGCGCGGTGGATTTCCACATTAAGGGGGACGATGTTATTGTGTTCCTCCACATTCAAAAAACCGGAGGGACCACATTCGGCCGTCACCTGGTCCGCAACATCCAGCTGGAGAGGCCGTGCGAGTGCCATGCGGGCCAGAAGAAGTGTACCTGCTACCGGCCGGGCAAACGCGACACCTGGCTGTTCTCCCGCTTCTCCACCGGCTGGAGCTGCGGTCTGCACGCGGACTGGACCGAGCTCACCAACTGCGTGCCTTCCTTCATGAGCAACCGGGAGTCCCAGGAGAGACGCATGACTCCTAG GAACTACTACTACATCACCATCTTGAGGGATCCGGTGTGGCGGTATCTCAGCGAATGGAGGCACGTTCAGCGTGGAGCCACTTGGAAAGCTTCTAAACACATGTGTGACGGCCGTTTACCCACCCTGACCGAGCTGCCCAGCTGTTATCCTGGCGACGACTGGTCCGGCTGCTCGCTGGAGGAATTCATGGTGTGCCCTTACAACCTAGCCAACAACAGACAGACCCGAATGCTGGCCGACCTCAGCCTGGTGGGCTGCTATAACCTCACGGTAATGAGCGAGAACCAGCGGTGGGCCATGCTACTGGAAAGTGCCAAGCGCAACTTGCGAAACATGGCCTTTTTTGGTCTGACCGAATATCAACGTAAGACGCAGTACCTGTTTGAACACACGTTCCGTCTGTCCTTCATCGCACCTTTTACACAGCTTAACGGCACCCGTGCTGCGAGCGTAGAAGTGGAACCGGAGACCCAACGCAGAATTCGAGAGCTTAACCAATGGGACGTGGAGCTATATGAATATGCACGGGATCTTTTTCTCCAGCGCTTCCAGTTCGCCAGACAGCAGGAGCGCAGGGAGGCCCGTCAGCGACGCATACAGGAGCGGCGAAAGCTACGTGCCAAGGTGAAGTCTTGGTTGGGGGTGACTGGAAAAGCGGTTTTTAAACCCACCAAGGAGCCACCAATGACAGAGCAGTCGCCCGCTTTTGCTGAAGAAAAACAAGCAGATGCTGAACGAACGCTGGAGAGCGAGACCGAAGGACAGGTAGAGGAGAACTGGCTAGAGGAGGATGACGGTGAAATCATGTTGGACTATTTAGAAAACGTAGAGCAGTGGCGGTAG
- the hs6st2 gene encoding heparan-sulfate 6-O-sulfotransferase 2, producing the protein MDGKSNYSRLLIALLMILFFGGIVLQYICSTSDWQLLHLASLSSRLGSRAPGDRLNGAGAGDPYSSEDGALVRFVPRFNFTTKDLSRAVDFHIKGDDVIVFLHIQKTGGTTFGRHLVRNIQLERPCECHAGQKKCTCYRPGKRDTWLFSRFSTGWSCGLHADWTELTNCVPSFMSNRESQERRMTPSRNYYYITILRDPVWRYLSEWRHVQRGATWKASKHMCDGRLPTLTELPSCYPGDDWSGCSLEEFMVCPYNLANNRQTRMLADLSLVGCYNLTVMSENQRWAMLLESAKRNLRNMAFFGLTEYQRKTQYLFEHTFRLSFIAPFTQLNGTRAASVEVEPETQRRIRELNQWDVELYEYARDLFLQRFQFARQQERREARQRRIQERRKLRAKVKSWLGVTGKAVFKPTKEPPMTEQSPAFAEEKQADAERTLESETEGQVEENWLEEDDGEIMLDYLENVEQWR; encoded by the exons ATGGATGGGAAATCCAACTACAGCCGGCTACTCATCGCGCTGCTGATGATTCTGTTTTTTGGCGGAATTGTACTGCAATACATATGTTCAACATCCGACTGGCAGTTACTACACCTGGCATCATTGTCCTCGAGGCTGGGGAGTCGCGCGCCCGGAGATCGCTTGAACGGAGCCGGTGCGGGAGATCCGTACAGCTCGGAGGACGGTGCTTTGGTTCGCTTTGTGCCTCGTTTTAATTTTACCACTAAAGACCTTAGTCGCGCGGTGGATTTCCACATTAAGGGGGACGATGTTATTGTGTTCCTCCACATTCAAAAAACCGGAGGGACCACATTCGGCCGTCACCTGGTCCGCAACATCCAGCTGGAGAGGCCGTGCGAGTGCCATGCGGGCCAGAAGAAGTGTACCTGCTACCGGCCGGGCAAACGCGACACCTGGCTGTTCTCCCGCTTCTCCACCGGCTGGAGCTGCGGTCTGCACGCGGACTGGACCGAGCTCACCAACTGCGTGCCTTCCTTCATGAGCAACCGGGAGTCCCAGGAGAGACGCATGACTCCTAG TAGGAACTACTACTACATCACCATCTTGAGGGATCCGGTGTGGCGGTATCTCAGCGAATGGAGGCACGTTCAGCGTGGAGCCACTTGGAAAGCTTCTAAACACATGTGTGACGGCCGTTTACCCACCCTGACCGAGCTGCCCAGCTGTTATCCTGGCGACGACTGGTCCGGCTGCTCGCTGGAGGAATTCATGGTGTGCCCTTACAACCTAGCCAACAACAGACAGACCCGAATGCTGGCCGACCTCAGCCTGGTGGGCTGCTATAACCTCACGGTAATGAGCGAGAACCAGCGGTGGGCCATGCTACTGGAAAGTGCCAAGCGCAACTTGCGAAACATGGCCTTTTTTGGTCTGACCGAATATCAACGTAAGACGCAGTACCTGTTTGAACACACGTTCCGTCTGTCCTTCATCGCACCTTTTACACAGCTTAACGGCACCCGTGCTGCGAGCGTAGAAGTGGAACCGGAGACCCAACGCAGAATTCGAGAGCTTAACCAATGGGACGTGGAGCTATATGAATATGCACGGGATCTTTTTCTCCAGCGCTTCCAGTTCGCCAGACAGCAGGAGCGCAGGGAGGCCCGTCAGCGACGCATACAGGAGCGGCGAAAGCTACGTGCCAAGGTGAAGTCTTGGTTGGGGGTGACTGGAAAAGCGGTTTTTAAACCCACCAAGGAGCCACCAATGACAGAGCAGTCGCCCGCTTTTGCTGAAGAAAAACAAGCAGATGCTGAACGAACGCTGGAGAGCGAGACCGAAGGACAGGTAGAGGAGAACTGGCTAGAGGAGGATGACGGTGAAATCATGTTGGACTATTTAGAAAACGTAGAGCAGTGGCGGTAG